From the Solanum stenotomum isolate F172 chromosome 4, ASM1918654v1, whole genome shotgun sequence genome, one window contains:
- the LOC125861472 gene encoding probable protein phosphatase 2C 80 has product MVVGSLYLPKDNPNKPLGEDAHCMHELYQTIGVADGVGGWALKGIDAGIYARELMKNSFIATYDETMKGDHVNPKRVLEEAYKNTNSKGSSTACIITLNSVENTIVAANVGDSGFLLIRKGKITYKSPIQQRGFGCPYQLGNCNSDNPSVAQEMELNVERDDILMVGTDGMLDNIFESEIEEIVERAIDQKLKAEELASQIGNIALYDSFDRFADTPYARASQGRHKGGKIDDITVIVAYIQ; this is encoded by the coding sequence ATGGTGGTTGGATCTTTATACTTACCTAAAGACAATCCAAACAAGCCTTTAGGTGAAGATGCACACTGCATGCATGAATTGTACCAAACTATTGGTGTTGCTGATGGTGTTGGTGGCTGGGCACTAAAGGGGATTGACGCTGGAATCTATGCGAGAGAGCTTATGAAGAACTCATTTATCGCTACATATGATGAAACAATGAAAGGTGATCATGTGAACCCTAAaagggttcttgaagaagcatACAAAAACACAAATTCAAAAGGATCGTCTACAGCTTGTATTATAACTCTTAACTCTGTGGAAAATACTATAGTTGCTGCTAATGTTGGTGATAGTGGATTTTTACTAATCaggaaaggaaaaattacatacaAGTCGCCGATACAACAACGAGGATTTGGATGTCCGTATCAATTGGGAAACTGCAATTCAGATAATCCTAGTGTTGCTCAAGAGATGGAATTAAACGTTGAGAGAGATGATATTTTAATGGTTGGGACGGATGGGATGCttgataatatatttgaaagtgAGATAGAGGAAATTGTTGAAAGAGCAATAGACCAGAAGTTGAAGGCAGAGGAGTTGGCTAGTCAAATTGGGAACATTGCTTTGTATGATTCATTTGATAGATTTGCAGATACACCATATGCTAGAGCATCTCAGGGACGACATAAAGGAGGAAAAATTGATGATATTACTGTTATTGTTGCttatatacaataa